In Balearica regulorum gibbericeps isolate bBalReg1 unplaced genomic scaffold, bBalReg1.pri S35, whole genome shotgun sequence, a genomic segment contains:
- the THTPA gene encoding thiamine-triphosphatase — translation MGQGSPRAAPAPRPAPIIEVELKFRVGPDTATALRALGAVGLPHAPPFRDCYFDVPGAALGRADVWLRHRQGQGWQLKLPHGDPRPPHGDPEPPRGDPRPTHGDPQPHRNAETTQTPPEPAEPGSRPPPNPPHGRPPSAVTIYREVWGDAGVLRELTRLLGVPSAPWGSVRAALAPLGLRPTASFVTRRRGVRVGRVKVELDEADFGYGLGEAEEEVTPEGGAREVEEARKRVEGVCRALGAEPRQRIPGKLSVFLARHRPRYYKLLREAGRLEEVGKEEKEEEKEEEEVPGPTQ, via the exons aTGGGGCAGGGTTCCCCACgtgcagcccctgccccccgcCCAGCCCCCATCATCGAGGTGGAGCTGAAGTTCCGTGTGGGGCCCGACACGGCGACGGCGCTGCGGGCCCTGGGCGCCGTGGGGCTGCCCCACGCGCCCCCCTTCCGCGACTGCTACTTCGACGTCCCCGGAGCCGCCCTGGGGCGAGCCGACGTCTGGCTGCGGCACCGCcagggacagggctggcagCTCAAACTGCCCCACGGCGACCCACGGCCGCCCCACGGAGACCCAGAGCCGCCCCGGGGAGACCCACGGCCGACTCACGGCGACCCCCAGCCCCATAGAAACGCCGAAACCACCCAAACCCCCCCCGAACCGGCCGAGCCCggctcccgcccgccccccAACCCGCCCCACGGCCGCCCCCCGAGCGCCGTCACGATCTACCGGGAAGTGTGGGGCGACGCGGGGGTCTTACGGGAACTGACCCGGCTCCTGGGGGTCCCGTCGGCGCCGTGGGGCAGCGTGAGGGCGGCCCTGGCCCCGCTGGGCCTGCGCCCCACGGCCTCCTTCGTCACGCGCCGGCGCGGCGTCCGCGTGGGGCGGGTGAAGGTGGAGCTGGACGAGGCGGATTTCGGGTACGGGCTGGGGGAAGCGGAAGAGGAAGTGACGCCGGAGGGCGGGGCCCGGGAAGTGGAAGAAGCCAGGAAACGCGTGGAAGGGGTCTGCAGGGCGCTGG GGGCGGAGCCACGGCAACGAATTCCCGGGAAACTCAGCGTTTTCCTGGCCCGGCATCGGCCGCGTTATTACAAGCTGCTGCGGGAAGCCGGGAGGTTGGAGGAagtggggaaagaggaaaaggaagaggaaaaggaggaggaggaagtgccAGGCCCCACCCAATAA
- the NGDN gene encoding neuroguidin isoform X3 — protein sequence MAEAVALLEALRGQVAAVTDHGLALLRRVGGGRLRTEKGVSLLEVLEKLRPAERRLKYQLEKLLRAGGRGERDDDPLRFRPAPANMEEEGEDEEEAGGAKAPGLGGGRRYVPPRLVPVQYDAVGQERERRAREAARRRALSCSVIRELREELGDAPHQVGGDEGGASAVPRHAQMRRRYEETMMVRLRESRRERAQRRRGAAGDGLDVITHFGDITPLLDPANQEAPPPKKKKKQPPLTGRRKRRGFRRRR from the exons ATGGCGGAGGCGGTCGCGCTGCTGGAGGCTCTCCGCGGGCAG GTAGCGGCGGTGACCGACCACGGCTTAGCGCTGCTGCGGCGCGTTGGAGGCGGGCGGCTGCGCACCGAGAAG GGCGTGTCGCTGCTGGAG gTGCTGGAGAAGCTCCGCCCAGCCGAGCGGCGCCTCAAGTACCAATTGGAGAAGCTGCtgcgggcgggggggcggggtgAGC gtgacGACGACCCGCTGCGCttccgccccgcccccgccaaCATGGAG GAGGAAGGTGAGGACGAGGAGGAAGCGGGAGGGGCGAAAGCCCCGGGATTGGGCGGCGGCCGCCGCTACGTCCCGCCCCGCCTGGTCCCCGTCCAATACG aCGCCGTGGGGCAGGAGCGGGAGCGCCGGGCGCGGGAAGCGGCTCGTCGCCGGGCCCTGAGCTGCTCCGTCATCCGTGAGCTGCGGGAGGAGCTGGGCGACGCCCCGCACCAAGTGGGCGGGGACGAGGGCGGGGCTTCGGCCGTGCCCCGCCACGCCCAGATGAG GCGTCGGTACGAGGAGACCATGATGGTGCGGCTGAGGGAGAGCCGGCGGGAACGGgcgcagcggcggcggggggcggccggcgACGGCCTTGACGTCATCACCCACTTCGGTGACATCACGCCTCTGCTCGACCCGGCCAATCAG GAGGCCCCACCCcccaagaagaagaagaagcagCCGCCCTTGAcgggcaggaggaagaggcggG GTTTCCGGCGCCGACGCTGA
- the NGDN gene encoding neuroguidin isoform X2, whose translation MAEAVALLEALRGQVAAVTDHGLALLRRVGGGRLRTEKGVSLLEVRSQALLQYLQDLALLLAAKARGGTLGALPALPRLLETRLVLEKLRPAERRLKYQLEKLLRAGGRGDDDPLRFRPAPANMEEEGEDEEEAGGAKAPGLGGGRRYVPPRLVPVQYDAVGQERERRAREAARRRALSCSVIRELREELGDAPHQVGGDEGGASAVPRHAQMRRRYEETMMVRLRESRRERAQRRRGAAGDGLDVITHFGDITPLLDPANQEAPPPKKKKKQPPLTGRRKRRGFRRRR comes from the exons ATGGCGGAGGCGGTCGCGCTGCTGGAGGCTCTCCGCGGGCAG GTAGCGGCGGTGACCGACCACGGCTTAGCGCTGCTGCGGCGCGTTGGAGGCGGGCGGCTGCGCACCGAGAAG GGCGTGTCGCTGCTGGAGGTGCGGTCTCAGGCGCTGCTCCAATACCTGCAGGACCTGGCGCTGCTGCTGGCGGCCAAAGCCCGCGGGGGGACGCTCGGGGCGCTGCCGGCCCTGCCGCGGCTGTTGGAGACACGGCTG gTGCTGGAGAAGCTCCGCCCAGCCGAGCGGCGCCTCAAGTACCAATTGGAGAAGCTGCtgcgggcgggggggcggg gtgacGACGACCCGCTGCGCttccgccccgcccccgccaaCATGGAG GAGGAAGGTGAGGACGAGGAGGAAGCGGGAGGGGCGAAAGCCCCGGGATTGGGCGGCGGCCGCCGCTACGTCCCGCCCCGCCTGGTCCCCGTCCAATACG aCGCCGTGGGGCAGGAGCGGGAGCGCCGGGCGCGGGAAGCGGCTCGTCGCCGGGCCCTGAGCTGCTCCGTCATCCGTGAGCTGCGGGAGGAGCTGGGCGACGCCCCGCACCAAGTGGGCGGGGACGAGGGCGGGGCTTCGGCCGTGCCCCGCCACGCCCAGATGAG GCGTCGGTACGAGGAGACCATGATGGTGCGGCTGAGGGAGAGCCGGCGGGAACGGgcgcagcggcggcggggggcggccggcgACGGCCTTGACGTCATCACCCACTTCGGTGACATCACGCCTCTGCTCGACCCGGCCAATCAG GAGGCCCCACCCcccaagaagaagaagaagcagCCGCCCTTGAcgggcaggaggaagaggcggG GTTTCCGGCGCCGACGCTGA
- the NGDN gene encoding neuroguidin isoform X4, whose translation MAEAVALLEALRGQVAAVTDHGLALLRRVGGGRLRTEKGVSLLEVLEKLRPAERRLKYQLEKLLRAGGRGDDDPLRFRPAPANMEEEGEDEEEAGGAKAPGLGGGRRYVPPRLVPVQYDAVGQERERRAREAARRRALSCSVIRELREELGDAPHQVGGDEGGASAVPRHAQMRRRYEETMMVRLRESRRERAQRRRGAAGDGLDVITHFGDITPLLDPANQEAPPPKKKKKQPPLTGRRKRRGFRRRR comes from the exons ATGGCGGAGGCGGTCGCGCTGCTGGAGGCTCTCCGCGGGCAG GTAGCGGCGGTGACCGACCACGGCTTAGCGCTGCTGCGGCGCGTTGGAGGCGGGCGGCTGCGCACCGAGAAG GGCGTGTCGCTGCTGGAG gTGCTGGAGAAGCTCCGCCCAGCCGAGCGGCGCCTCAAGTACCAATTGGAGAAGCTGCtgcgggcgggggggcggg gtgacGACGACCCGCTGCGCttccgccccgcccccgccaaCATGGAG GAGGAAGGTGAGGACGAGGAGGAAGCGGGAGGGGCGAAAGCCCCGGGATTGGGCGGCGGCCGCCGCTACGTCCCGCCCCGCCTGGTCCCCGTCCAATACG aCGCCGTGGGGCAGGAGCGGGAGCGCCGGGCGCGGGAAGCGGCTCGTCGCCGGGCCCTGAGCTGCTCCGTCATCCGTGAGCTGCGGGAGGAGCTGGGCGACGCCCCGCACCAAGTGGGCGGGGACGAGGGCGGGGCTTCGGCCGTGCCCCGCCACGCCCAGATGAG GCGTCGGTACGAGGAGACCATGATGGTGCGGCTGAGGGAGAGCCGGCGGGAACGGgcgcagcggcggcggggggcggccggcgACGGCCTTGACGTCATCACCCACTTCGGTGACATCACGCCTCTGCTCGACCCGGCCAATCAG GAGGCCCCACCCcccaagaagaagaagaagcagCCGCCCTTGAcgggcaggaggaagaggcggG GTTTCCGGCGCCGACGCTGA
- the NGDN gene encoding neuroguidin isoform X1 produces the protein MAEAVALLEALRGQVAAVTDHGLALLRRVGGGRLRTEKGVSLLEVRSQALLQYLQDLALLLAAKARGGTLGALPALPRLLETRLVLEKLRPAERRLKYQLEKLLRAGGRGERDDDPLRFRPAPANMEEEGEDEEEAGGAKAPGLGGGRRYVPPRLVPVQYDAVGQERERRAREAARRRALSCSVIRELREELGDAPHQVGGDEGGASAVPRHAQMRRRYEETMMVRLRESRRERAQRRRGAAGDGLDVITHFGDITPLLDPANQEAPPPKKKKKQPPLTGRRKRRGFRRRR, from the exons ATGGCGGAGGCGGTCGCGCTGCTGGAGGCTCTCCGCGGGCAG GTAGCGGCGGTGACCGACCACGGCTTAGCGCTGCTGCGGCGCGTTGGAGGCGGGCGGCTGCGCACCGAGAAG GGCGTGTCGCTGCTGGAGGTGCGGTCTCAGGCGCTGCTCCAATACCTGCAGGACCTGGCGCTGCTGCTGGCGGCCAAAGCCCGCGGGGGGACGCTCGGGGCGCTGCCGGCCCTGCCGCGGCTGTTGGAGACACGGCTG gTGCTGGAGAAGCTCCGCCCAGCCGAGCGGCGCCTCAAGTACCAATTGGAGAAGCTGCtgcgggcgggggggcggggtgAGC gtgacGACGACCCGCTGCGCttccgccccgcccccgccaaCATGGAG GAGGAAGGTGAGGACGAGGAGGAAGCGGGAGGGGCGAAAGCCCCGGGATTGGGCGGCGGCCGCCGCTACGTCCCGCCCCGCCTGGTCCCCGTCCAATACG aCGCCGTGGGGCAGGAGCGGGAGCGCCGGGCGCGGGAAGCGGCTCGTCGCCGGGCCCTGAGCTGCTCCGTCATCCGTGAGCTGCGGGAGGAGCTGGGCGACGCCCCGCACCAAGTGGGCGGGGACGAGGGCGGGGCTTCGGCCGTGCCCCGCCACGCCCAGATGAG GCGTCGGTACGAGGAGACCATGATGGTGCGGCTGAGGGAGAGCCGGCGGGAACGGgcgcagcggcggcggggggcggccggcgACGGCCTTGACGTCATCACCCACTTCGGTGACATCACGCCTCTGCTCGACCCGGCCAATCAG GAGGCCCCACCCcccaagaagaagaagaagcagCCGCCCTTGAcgggcaggaggaagaggcggG GTTTCCGGCGCCGACGCTGA